The genomic segment GATAACTGACTTTCATTTTTACCATTAATCAGAAACTTATCATAATATACATCGCTCACATCCATAGCATTCATTCGTTTCCATTCATTGGCTATTTTTGTTTTGAAATGACCTTGTTTTATGGCTTCAGCATAACTTTGTGTTGTTCCTTTTTTAATTGCAAACCAATCGGTTGCATTGTGTAACATTCTGTGAACGTTCTCGGGTTTTAAATCGGTCCATTCACTTAAAATAATAGGCACAGTTGGTAAATCATCTATACCTTTTCGGAATGTTTTGTCATTTTGTTTTTTGTTCATAATGAACATACCATACATACCAATTTGTTCCTGTAATCCTGAATGACTGTGGTACCAATGAGTTCCGCTTTGAATTATTGGAAACGAATATTTGTGAGTAGTTCCCGGTTCTATTGGCATTTGTGTAAGGTTTGGGACACCATCTTCTTTATTAGGTAAAAATAGTCCGTGCCAATGCAATGAAGTGCTTTCTTTTAATTCGTTATGTACATAAATTTCAGCAATATCACCTTCTGTAAATGTTAATGTTGGCATAGGAATTTGACCATTTACTGCAATTGCTCTTTTTTCTTTTCCAGAATAGTTTACGATGGTATCACGAACATATAAATCGTAACGAACTATGTTTTGCGAAAACAGCGTTTGTGTTGCCAAAACGAAGATTACGATTGGTAACAGTTTTTTTGAAAGAATGTTTTGTATATCCATTATAGTAATTGTATTATTTTAATTTTACACTATTATTTTTTTAACAAGATTTCCCAATCTGAAATTTTATTGTTCAAACTATCAATAGTTTTTTTCATTTTCTCCTTATCAGCAATTGAAATGGCTCGCTTTGCAGCTTCAATTGCAATAGTGTAATCTTTGTTTTCAGAAGCTAATTTTTGTCTTAGATTAGGATAATAGAAATTTTGAGGATTTATTTTTTCTGCTTCCAAAAGCCATATAATTGCTTGTTTATAATCTCTATTAGTACTGTAATAATAATTAGCTGCCTGAAATAATAAATTGGCATCCTGAGTTTTACCCTTAATTATATGTTGATCTATCAATGCCACTATTGTATCGTCCTCCTTGCTCTTTACCGGTATTTTAACCATTGTATTTTCCCAAAGTATTTTTAGGAATGCTTCGCCTTTGCTATTGATATCATTTAATTCAATAGTAAAAGTTTCATAAAAATTGGGGCTTTTTTCTAAAGGGACTTTGAAACGCATTATATCTTTTTTTTCATCATAGCCCGTTTCTCCATGCAAGGTAGTATCTGAGTTAACAATTATAGTCCACTCATTTATTGAAGGAATTGAGAATATTGAATAGCTTCCTGCTTTTAATACATTGTTACCAAAAGAAATATCTTCGGAAGTGGTTATGACGGTACAATCACTTGCGCCAGTTCGCCAAAGCTTATCAAAAGGTACTAACTCCCCAAATATTTTACGACCTCTTACTAATGGTCTGCTGTATGTTATTTTTATTTTTCCGCTGCCGACTTCTTGCTCAAAAGATGCCGCAGGACTGGCTGAAGTAACTCTTATCTGGACTTTGTCTTGGGCAGATAATAATAAGGATTGCAAAATAATTAAGCCTGTTAAGATTGTT from the Flavobacterium ammonificans genome contains:
- a CDS encoding DUF2911 domain-containing protein, translated to MKKTILTGLIILQSLLLSAQDKVQIRVTSASPAASFEQEVGSGKIKITYSRPLVRGRKIFGELVPFDKLWRTGASDCTVITTSEDISFGNNVLKAGSYSIFSIPSINEWTIIVNSDTTLHGETGYDEKKDIMRFKVPLEKSPNFYETFTIELNDINSKGEAFLKILWENTMVKIPVKSKEDDTIVALIDQHIIKGKTQDANLLFQAANYYYSTNRDYKQAIIWLLEAEKINPQNFYYPNLRQKLASENKDYTIAIEAAKRAISIADKEKMKKTIDSLNNKISDWEILLKK